The following proteins are co-located in the Manihot esculenta cultivar AM560-2 chromosome 9, M.esculenta_v8, whole genome shotgun sequence genome:
- the LOC122724486 gene encoding uncharacterized protein LOC122724486 has protein sequence MFESEQWMMSKYGQATSSPACEAKKFVLGLGSEGRNFWERAQQIMKVQEPLLKVLRLVDGDDKPTMGFIYEAMERAKLAIQKNSRSYLEYWRIIDDRWNFQLHHDLHAAGYFLNPQYQYGLHDIGNDNEIMLDLKNVIQRLEGDLVNQGKALNQALLFRDKIESFGTALAQKAIKFTNPGTKFIK, from the exons ATGTTCGAATCGGAGCAATGGATGATGAGCAAATATGGACAAGCAACAAGTAGTCCAGCGTGTGAAGCAAAAAAATTTGTGCTTGGCTTAGGCAGCGAAGGAAGAAACTTTTGGGAGAGAGCAcaacaaataatgaaagttcaaGAACCTCTCCTGAAGGTTTTAAGATTAGTTGATGGGGATGACAAGCCAACAATGGGATTTATATATGAGGCAATGGAGCGAGCAAAGTTGGCTATTCAAAAAAATTCCAGAAGCTATTTGGAATATTGGAGAATAATCGATGATAGATGGAATTTTCAATTGCATCATGACTTACATGCCGCTG GATATTTTctaaatcctcaatatcaatatggcCTACATGATATTGGAAATGATAATGAGATCATGTTGGATCTCAAAAATGTGATTCAACGTCTAGAGGGGGATTTAGTAAATCAAGGAAAAGCATTAAATCAA GCCTTACTTTTTCGGGACAAAATAGAGAGTTTTGGAACAGCTTTGGCGCAAAAAGCAATTAAGTTCACTAATCCAGGTACTAAGtttataaaataa